A region from the Rosa rugosa chromosome 6, drRosRugo1.1, whole genome shotgun sequence genome encodes:
- the LOC133713367 gene encoding serine protease SPPA, chloroplastic-like isoform X1: MWREIKLLAASKPDIASMSDAAADAIVAENLTLTGSIGVVTSKFNMGKLYKKIGFDKEIISRGNLQRLEEAELFAKSAQNSYKQFRDKAASSKSMTIDKMEEVAQGRVWAGKDAASRDLVNVIGGLSQVVAIAKLKENIPQDTEVLVVSGEQQSLQS; the protein is encoded by the exons ATGTGGAGGGAAATCAAACTTTTGGCTGCATCAAAACCGGACATCGCATCAATGTCTGACGCGGCAGCAGATGCCATTGTTGCAGAAAATTTAACCTTAACTGGTTCCATTGGAGTTGTCACAA GTAAGTTTAACATGGGAAAACTGTATAAGAAGATTGGCTTCGACAAGGAAATCATATCAAGGGGGAATTTGCAGAG ACTAGAGGAAGCTGAACTCTTTGCTAAGTCTGCACAGAATTCGTATAAGCAATTTCGGGACAAGGCAGCTTCTTCCAAATCAATGACT ATAGATAAAATGGAGGAAGTTGCACAAGGGAGAGTTTGGGCAGGTAAAGATGCAGCTTCAAGGGATTTAGTTAATGTTATTGGTGGACTTTCTCAGGTTGTTGCAATAGCAAAGCTCAAGGAAAATATACCACAAGACACAGAG GTGTTGGTAGTCTCGGGTGAGCAGCAAAGCTTGCAAAGCTAG
- the LOC133713367 gene encoding serine protease SPPA, chloroplastic-like isoform X2 — MWREIKLLAASKPDIASMSDAAADAIVAENLTLTGSIGVVTSKFNMGKLYKKIGFDKEIISRGNLQRLEEAELFAKSAQNSYKQFRDKAASSKSMTIDKMEEVAQGRVWAGKDAASRDLVNVIGGLSQVVAIAKLKENIPQDTE, encoded by the exons ATGTGGAGGGAAATCAAACTTTTGGCTGCATCAAAACCGGACATCGCATCAATGTCTGACGCGGCAGCAGATGCCATTGTTGCAGAAAATTTAACCTTAACTGGTTCCATTGGAGTTGTCACAA GTAAGTTTAACATGGGAAAACTGTATAAGAAGATTGGCTTCGACAAGGAAATCATATCAAGGGGGAATTTGCAGAG ACTAGAGGAAGCTGAACTCTTTGCTAAGTCTGCACAGAATTCGTATAAGCAATTTCGGGACAAGGCAGCTTCTTCCAAATCAATGACT ATAGATAAAATGGAGGAAGTTGCACAAGGGAGAGTTTGGGCAGGTAAAGATGCAGCTTCAAGGGATTTAGTTAATGTTATTGGTGGACTTTCTCAGGTTGTTGCAATAGCAAAGCTCAAGGAAAATATACCACAAGACACAGAG TAG